The genomic stretch AGTGGCGTTCATGCGCTTGTGAAGTTTTATAAGCTCCGAACGCATCTGGACCCGCAGCTTCGCGTCCAGGTTGCTTAAGGGTTCGTCCATAAGAAAGATCTTTGGATTCCGGACAATGGCCCGTCCCAGGGCTACCCTCTGACGCTGACCGCCGGAAAGTTCCCGGGGCTTTCGGTTGAGATACTCCTCCAGGCTCAGGATTCGGGCGGCCTCCAGCACCTTTTCGTGGATCACATCCGGGTCTTCCCGTCTCAGCATCAGGCTGAAAGCCATATTGTGGTAGACCGTCATGTGGGGATACAAGGCGTAGGACTGGAAAACCATGGCCACATCCCGGTCCTTGGGAGCCAGATCGTTGATTCTTTTGCCCTCCAGCAGAAGATCCCCGCCGGAAATCTCTTCCAGCCCCGCTATCATGCGCAGGGTGGTGGACTTTCCGCAGCCGGAGGGGCCTACAAAGGCGATAAACTCACCGTCCCGGATATCGATTGAGAAATCGTGAACCGCGTGTACACCGTTGGGATAAACCTTATTGATTTTGTCCAGGATCATATTTGCCACGTTCGCTACCACCTATTCCTTTTCACGTGAAGTCCCCGTCTCCGCCGGAAACGGGTGTGTCCGGTTATACTCTTCAAGGGCCAGTCCGCGCCGCAACCCGACGATGCCGCTTAGCACAAGAAACACGCCGGAGATGATGACCGTTCCTCCGCTCCAGAGGGCCTGACTCGTCATTTCCATGTTCCACAGCACCAGGGGATGCCAGAAAACCTTGAGGATTATCA from Marispirochaeta aestuarii encodes the following:
- a CDS encoding ABC transporter ATP-binding protein, with translation MILDKINKVYPNGVHAVHDFSIDIRDGEFIAFVGPSGCGKSTTLRMIAGLEEISGGDLLLEGKRINDLAPKDRDVAMVFQSYALYPHMTVYHNMAFSLMLRREDPDVIHEKVLEAARILSLEEYLNRKPRELSGGQRQRVALGRAIVRNPKIFLMDEPLSNLDAKLRVQMRSELIKLHKRMNATTVYVTHDQVEAMTMASRIVVMSMGYVQQIGTPKEVYDYPDNMFVAGFIGAPPMNFLKGRADNGTFIVGSTRLAIPGDKYTLLADKGYAGKELVLGVRPEDIHVEGEVMDRHKGAKVSIVVEVAELLGKNVIVYSSIEGKQILADLSTKHEIEMESTIDICLDMDRVHFFDDSTTERIR